From the genome of Trichosurus vulpecula isolate mTriVul1 chromosome 6, mTriVul1.pri, whole genome shotgun sequence:
AGGCtttctgtaaaagatgggatttcagttgggacttgaaggaagcccaggagccaggaggctgagaaagaagaggaagaagagcgTTCCAAGCAAGGGGGGCAGTCAGAGAAAATACcagaaatggagtgtcttttttgtggaacagccaggaagctggtgtcactggactgaagagcatgtgtcagggagtaaggtatgagaagactggaaggtatgagggggcaggttatgaagagcttctaacatcaaacagaggattttgtatttgatcctggaagtgaagggaaccactggagtttattgagtagcatGGTGACATAGTCAGATGTGCTTTCAGataatcactttagtggctgaattcagggggagagacttgaggcagacagacccttCAGCAGGTTATCGGTGAGAGTGAGgagggcctgaaccagagtgggggcagtgtcagagaagagaagggaatgtttTCAAAGAGacgttgcaaaggtaaaattgctGGGTCTTAGCTGCAGAATGAGATGAGGggtgagagatagagaggaacCCAGGGTGACTGATAGGTTGTAAGCCTGAAGGATTAAGAGGATGAttttgccctctacagtaatagggaaggtaaagggtggtggtggtagggattAGGAAGCAAGATAATAAGTTCCATTTTGGAgaggttgagtttaagatgtctcctggacatccagtttgaaattaTCTGAAAGGCATttagagatgtgagattggacatcagcagagaggttggggcatgATAGGTAGGTTTggaaatcatcagcataaagatggtaattaaatctatgagagctgatgagatcaccggTGAaatagggaggaaagagggagaagagaagggagcccaGAAcaaaaccctgagggacacctacaaTTAGAGGGAGTGATTTGGAAGAGGacccagcaaaagagacagaaatgggTGAGATGAGACCTAGAGGGAAGGGGgtctcaaggaggagagagtgatcagcagTGACAAAGGCTGCAGagtgaggagaatgaggattgagaaaagaccatcagatccAGCCACAAAGAGATCATTAACAACTTTAGAGAGAAATGATTTTGGTGGAATGGTAAGGTTGGAAGCTGGATTGCAGGAGactaagaagagagagagaggaaagtggaggcacctattttcaagtttagccacaaaaggcagaagagatttAGGACaataattatacacacacacacacatacgtatgcgtatgtatatatacacacatgtatgtgggGATGTGGGTATATAATAATTATCACCATCAACAGCATCGGCGTTAGCGccatggaaaacaaaacaaaactatctgTGGTTAAATACTTGAAGTTTTCTTAAAGACTCAAAAAGACCATtacttgtttttttcctcttgaagcaatcaaggttaagtgacttgcccagggtcacacagctagtaagtgtctgaggctggatttgaactcaggtcctcctgactgcagggatGGTGCTCCATCtacattgcattttaaaagatcATTTGTCTTATTTCCTTAGAGTTTACCTTATCtaatttactttctttaaaaaaaataaaaagttaaaaaagtatttcatttattgtttttaaacCTTTCAAGATTTTCTGAACTTTAGACAACACATGTACACAAAAAAGTACTTTCCCCCAATTcaaaattaagtacaattcttttttaaagcaatggGCAATGTATCACATATGGGGCAACATTGCTGGAAATAAACTGTAAGCCATAATGAGGCCATCAATAGACATGATCTATAAGGGTCCATCGGATGTCAGCAGAAACAGAATTCAGTGTTTCTATGGATAAAAGTGGAATGTAGAGGGCATGGGTCATCTACATTCGCCTAAATTGTGTCTCTCCAAACTCAGCACTTATAATTTGGCCTCTAACTGGCACGTGAGTTGCTTCTACTTGCCAGCATGTTACCTTTAAAATGGATTTGCACCTCTAGGCATTGTTAGGTTCTAATGTTCTAGATCCATTCAACTCACCTGAACTTAACGCATGCTGAACTTGTTCCATGATGATCCGAGGGGAGGCCGTATTACTTTCAGTCCCTTCCACCTCATAGGTTGGCATAGTCATTTGGGAAGATGTCTCTTCTATCATAGGCCCCGATGAAGAGGGAAGTGTTGGTGTCTCATTAGGAATGAGGTCAGCTCCAGGTGGTGTAGCCGTGAGAGTTCCCGAGGGTCCTTCACTGCTCTTTTGGTGGGTGGTGCTTTCGGTTGTAACGGAGTCTGTGATCACACCGGTTGGAGACACCTTTGGCGGCAACGAAGAAGGGGATGAAGAAGAAGAGACCGATGGCTGGGGGGAAGAGGCTACTGCTTCTCCATCTGATGGAGGAGGAGAAACTGTACTTGGTGTTTCTGTATCATTATTAACTTCTGGTGTTGCAGAGATGAGTACTGCACGGGTGGTTTTAAACTGGTCTTGGCTGCTTGTTGGCGATATTCTAGCCGAGGACGACTCGTCTTGGGCTTTGTCTTTTCTCTCCTGGCCAACACCAGTAACTGTTGATTCTTGTACAGAGACTTTGCTGGTGCTCTCTGGGTCTCTTGGTGTTACTGATATGCTTCTAGGAAGTGGAGTTGTCTCAGCTGACAAAGTCACTGTTGATAACAAGTTATTCTGTGAGCTGTTGCTGGAGGAGTTGGTAACATCAGCAGTATTTTGTGGAGGACCGGTCGAGATTGAAGATAATGTGGTGAATTTTGtcggaagagaagcaggaaaggtGGCTGATGCAGGCAGACTTTGTGCTCTTAAACCTGTGGAAGAATCAGTGACAGATTGTCAACATTAAGACTGGAAACGTGAAATTATCCTAATTCagtcagtggtgtgctggtaaatagcTAACAACcggctttcagaaaaaaataaccacATGGTATCTATGATGCACTTTAAAGTTTAGgttacattattaacattatctttATTACTTTAAGTCttgacaaccaacaaaacaactAAACTgtgatttgtggcatttgctgatttctaaggtgtaagTATTCACACTGATAATTTAACCATAAGCTCTCCTGAGCCCATTCATCCCCACGTATAGTAATATCTATCTCCTCTCCAGTTTTGAAGGGAACTTCATGTTATCCTCTCTTCAGTTTTGCAGAGgaagtatttatttttccccaggtcATTTGCCTCCTTTCATGTAATTGTCAGGAGATGGTCCTCTGAAGGCTTGGTAAGAGTAGCCAGCTGGTCAGGCAACACCACACGCAAACACCGAAGTGGATGAATACTCGCTTAAATGCTGTTTGCTTAGAGCTCTGATTTTCCCCTCAGCCTGGATCATGGAATCTGATGTGGGAAACTAATATGTAACCTGGTCTTCAGGAGTGCCTGTTGAGTGTGTTTGGCACTCTGATGGGGGGGAGCACGTTGACTGGCATTCCTGGTTACAGTTAGTGGGTTTTAGGAGGGTGCTTTATTGAAGGAGGATTGAGAACTTGTCCCTTATGGTATGGGAAGATCATTCTGGTTCCTCCCCTTGATCCCACTCCATCGAGGGTAGAGCATACAGAAGTGCCATTTAATTCCATAGCCgtgaaatatgaagcaaaaaTGTGTTGAATgagtatttatttaaatgttagtCAGCTTACCTCCTATGGTACTGGGAAACAGAAACACTCAAGAACATAGAATTTGGGATCATGAGAGGGATCTTAAAGTCAACTATCCCAATTACCCCTgtttagaaaggaagaaatagacccAGAGAATGAGTGAGTCATCTAAGATCATATCACTACTTGTTTCTGTCAGGATTCATGCTTGTTGTTTATGTATGGCTTTGGGCATGTCACTAAAACATATTGAGCCTCAGTATctctatctgcaaaatggataacATGGTAtttgaacccccccccccccaaactgacAAGTTTATTGGTAAAATTTAGGTGAAAATAATTCATGGTTTGTGtgttctatataaatgcaaacagttattattattattattgttagtggcagagctaggattaggCCACAGGTTCAATGGCTCCTACAGCGTTTGTATAGGCTCTCAGAAAACCTAGTCTCATGACATCATACAGGTGCTCCTGATTCTTTGAGTTTTACTCACAAAAAgtatttatgatttcattttccATGTAACATATCCAtccaaatgtatttaaaaaaaagatgcctgAAGAAGAAATCATggctatctatatatatatatatgaaaaactgctctaaattactattgattagagaagtg
Proteins encoded in this window:
- the PARM1 gene encoding prostate androgen-regulated mucin-like protein 1, whose amino-acid sequence is MLCHTLFTLLVFATGLRAQSLPASATFPASLPTKFTTLSSISTGPPQNTADVTNSSSNSSQNNLLSTVTLSAETTPLPRSISVTPRDPESTSKVSVQESTVTGVGQERKDKAQDESSSARISPTSSQDQFKTTRAVLISATPEVNNDTETPSTVSPPPSDGEAVASSPQPSVSSSSSPSSLPPKVSPTGVITDSVTTESTTHQKSSEGPSGTLTATPPGADLIPNETPTLPSSSGPMIEETSSQMTMPTYEVEGTESNTASPRIIMEQVQHALSSGSVVAITVTVIAVVLLVFGVAAYLKIRHSSYGRLLDDHDYGSWGNYNNPLYDDS